CAGAGTGCCGAGCGGTGTGTAACGAACCCATTGTGGGAATGGACAGTAATCGAGGAGCTCCAGCGCCAATTGAAAAGTATGTTAGTAGCGTCAATATTGCTGGTGAACGGTACGCATTATCGTGTTTGGTCGGGTACACTAGCTTGAGTGACGTCCTTCTTGCCACTTGTCAGGCTGATGGTACTTGGGGCTATAATTCATCAGACACAATATGTGAAGGTATGTAAACACAATTGACATTTAATGTTAAGTATGAAACAAAATGAATGTCTTTACTAACACAGTATATTCATAATTTATCGTGTCAACAATTCAAGGTATGTTGAATTTGTGATGTAAGCTTGTTTAAAAACACTATAATTCAATGGAGGCATATCTATCAATTTGTTTATGCATTCGctaaaaaaatgaaaaggaACGATTTTACAACTTTTCAATGAGGAATATATGGCAAATAGGTGCCACATTTCTAATCAGCTTTTTctataatactatttattattatttttctttttcttttctttttctttgcaGTCGTGGTTTGTCCCACTCCTACACCACAGGAGGGTGTACAAATAAGTGTCAATTCTTACTCGTATCTTAGTATACTTACGTATACATGTTTGGAAGGGTTTACGTCGTCATCGGGTAGTGTCAGTCGACAATGTCAAGCTGATGGAAGTTGGTCAGGAATGGCTCTTAGTTGTACTGGTAAGTCTTTGAAGCTAGTGGCTCTCTATAGCTTGGTTGTTGATCTTGGGGTTTTCACATCAACAGGACTGTTGTACGTATGTTGCCACATACAGTATAGGATGGTCAGTTTAGAAAGCATTGGGTTATTTATCATCTAATTACTGTTTAACGCGTGTCGAAATAAAAGATTCaagattaattattattacataatatacatACTATTTTTCCATAGCTTACACACTACACTATTATTCTTAAAAGTGGTAAACATACATAAGTATTGtggtttattaaaaaaacatcccGTGCCATGAAAAGAGGGTCAGAAACTAAGATTATTGGTTATATTATAACTGTTTACATGTTTTACTGTTTTCCACAATGAATCTCGTTGTCTTTCCAGTTGTGTCCTGTCCTCCACCTCAAATTACTGCCGATATGACAATAACCCCTGGACCATACTATTTTGGAGATACAGTGATGTACTTCTGTCGTGACAATGGCTTGTTGATGGGTGAACAAATTCGAACGTGCACTGCAGGTAGCTCTTGGTCTGGCCAACCTCCATATTGTGTAAGACGTAAGTTCATATAAtctattcattttaattatatacaattcaagtatatagtatttatttgtattaccgACCTTTATGCAACATACATGTTCATTGAATGCTTTTATTATTGCTTTTCGTTTTATATCTATGttcatttttgtaaatgttttgcTTAACCATACCTagatgttatatttatatttgttttatttattttaaataatttatgttaatatttttagcCACCACTCGAGTCATGAACTATGCAACCACGGCACCACAATTCACTGCAATAGCAGCCACAGGACGTCCAACGGATTCTCGAAACACACCCAGATATGTGACTACACCACGCCCAACAACAATGCCACCATATCCAACAATGAAATTGCCGACAACCAGGAAACACGTTACAACTGAACAAGAAACTAGACCACAAACATTTCACCCTAGAAAAACGTCTATAGcagaaacaataacaaatctATGGAATACGGGAGATTCTTCGATAACCAATTTGGTAACCAATATTAAATCAGCATCTGATCAAGATGTGACGTCACAAGATAATATACCGACAACTAGTGAAGGTTTTAATGAAAAGGCCAAAAGTGACAAATCTCCTGCAGGTAAGAAACATACCATTTCCCTCTTACACCAGGTATGGTTATTGCTTGTACTGAAGCCTATGCAGTGTAGCTTTATAGTTTCCATCAGATGCAACTCTGTGGTTGATTGCTATCAAGAATTCATAGTTGCTATCAAATACAACTTTATGGCTTCTATCTCAGCAATGTCGATAAAGACTTATTCAGAATTCATCTCCATGTCTTGTGTTGAAATTCTTACTCCTAATTGACTTTCATTTATTGTTGCTCTTTATAGATTTCATGATACTGATTGTTATTGGTGCTGGTGTGTTTTCAGTAATTTTACTATCGATTATATTTACCGTTGCGTGTGTTAATTCGTaagtactgtatttgtttttaccAATACTCGTAATAAATATAACGTATAGCAATTTTTTgatcaaatattgtttttttcgataattatgattaatctACTGTACATTTAACTCCTTTGCAtctcaaattgtttttattattttaaatcgAAATTTAAAATCTTGATTTGGGCTGTTTTCTAGTTTAGTAGATTGTATctaatattttatatgatatttttaCGCAGACCAAAAAGAGGAAAAGTACAAGTTTCCAAGCAAATCAATTTCATCAGTAGTAAAGAGACTGGATCAATGATGGGCATTCTTTGGCCCGAAGATATCACACACGATAGTCCACGAAGTCGAGCGGATTCTGGACTACCTCCGTCAGCTCGAAACTCGCCTAATTCAACTGATGACTCCCCAGATGCAAATGGCAATGGTGGCATGGTAAACCTAGCCTTTGAACATGACGAGACAGACCGACGCAATGAGGCGGACCAACGAGATGAGGATCCCTACCACCACCGAATAGATTTTGCAGTcgttaatgaaaaaaataatatcagtAGCGTTCTGATAAACAGTGGTATAATGTCACCTGCTCCTCAAACACAAGATGACCGAACGTCTATAAGTCACAGTCGAATGAACAGTTTCCAAAATTCAGAAGATGTGGATTCATTATACGCTAAAGTAGATATGTCAAAAAAGACTAAAATGCGTATGCAGAACGTTCACAAAGATGATGCTTTAAGTGTGGATAATCCAATATACGAAAAATCGCCCCCTAAGTTTCTGTTACCGGTAAATGATAACCAGACGATAAACGGCGGCGGTGTCGTTAGAAAGACATCTCGTAGAACGCCCTCAGACGTCTCAGTATCAAGCCGTACGTACTGGGCGCAGTACGAAGAACAAGTAACGAGACTATAAATGGTACCAAATTCATTGCGATTCACTATTATGTTTTCTGAGCATGCGCAGTCTAGTGGCGCGTCGTGAAATCGTCGTGAAATCGTCTGTATTCGACAATCTTAACCGTTTGCACTATTTAACCAGTCGATAGGTAACGAGTAACGTTACTAAATTCATTGATAACAGCGATTTACTACGCGCCACGTTAGCTCGTCATTATATTTTCTGAGCATGCGCAGTCGTCTGTATTTAACGATCTTAACAGTTTGCACTTTTTAaaagtaattataattaaatgtcttAATCCCACCGATTAGGTTTTGATAAATGGATTGAGATTTTTCAATAAAACGTCCCATGTCTATGCAAGTCTTCCAGTAGTGTCAAGAGTGAATTGAtgtatataacaaaaatattaaatacaaattgttgtTTCGTGCATGTATGTTGTGAAAATACTAaatgtaaatacaaaaaatatagtgaaaatatagtgtataataattgttgagtgtaatttaaaacaaatctgAAATGCATGAGGGAAAATAAGGACTGATGTGATTGGCTAATTAATGGCATTCTGTGAGCCACAATGACCTGAGGTCAAAGGTCTGTTGTTCAGTGTACCATGTcagatttatatatttttctacCAAATTGTATTATTCAACTTATGAATCAACGATTggaatataatatttgtaaacGATATTTCTCACAATGTGTACCAAATAAACTAATATATAATACTGCTTTTGACTATTAACCGTTATAACATGATTTAATTCTAACATGACATTATGATGACGTATCGTGATGTCGGATGTTGGTGCAATTCAGTctacaatgatttaaaaaacttaatgtgaatattgtattatttattgtatacattgttgataataaaagaaatatattttgctCAACTTAAACTGTTTGTTTGCATTAACTACGAACTGCGATCTGTTGTGCGTACGTCTTTGCAGTGCGTTTTGAATTGATGGTAGGTCTGAGGCAAAGAATATTCATCATTACAAAACTTGTTTTTAAGAAAcgtaatgtattattattgattgtcttaaccactcggctacAGCAGCTAATATCCATGTAGTAAACTATaaggctctgtttacactattaaactagtttgacaaaaatgtgtgatgtgcccaaatatggtagtgatatgcccaaatatggtagtgatatgctcaaatacggtagtgatatgtcgtcatcatgtccatatatggccacatcacatcgtttgtcacataaagtttgatagtgagacAAGGCTGAAAGCAACGACGCACATGATTAGGTTCAGATAATTCAAAATAAAGCAAGGTAAACAAGCTATAATAATTCATAGATATTATTCAATTCTGTGACGTACATAGTGTTTGTTACCACCGAACAAGAAAACAAATGGTTGTCTTATCAGAGAGAAAGTCATAAAGCTTGATTAAGACCGGTTCTGATTCAATACTtatttatgtttcattttatcGACACAGTAAAAGTTGTTCCTGGAACTTTGGAAAAACGAATGGGTTgcgaaacaataaaaaaaacatagttCAATATCCCCATTCCTCATCAAAGTTTGGAGTTTCATTTTACTGTTCACAATCAGAACAACCAATTAAAAGAATTTTTCACCGGcttatttgtaaaatgtaacGTTGTACGTAATAACGTAGGCCTATCATACTCATGTCATGATAAATGTAAGTATAGTGTAACGTTAATCTCAGTTACATGTAATCAAGGTTAAATTGCATTTCTGTAATTGTATACTtttctgtttaattttgtcatCATCGTGTAAAAACGTGGATAGCTTTTTGACTTGATCTGATTAATACActcaacaattattaattttatatagtgaaaACATTAGGAAGATACAACATACGCGAAGTTTATATCCGCAAAATTTACGTCCTCGAATATAACGGATAAACTGTGAACTGTTATTATGAAACCTATGTTAATCCAGCGAACAATACGCACCTTTCCCAGGAACAAAGACTCTTCCAACCCACAACTTAATTTGCATCTCTATGAATGACGCATCAAGCCAGGACTATACTGTTCAAACCCGTCGATAAAAATAATTCAGTTAGTCTATAGAAATGGCGAAGGCAGGTACTTCcggaaaattatattttttaattctgttaCATATATTTCTATTACAGATATCGTTACCAATTTGTGATTGTGACAACAGtaagtttttaattatttgtactGTTTTACCACTGTTATAGACAAATGTATTCTGATTGTATAGATTGTTACGGTGTTTCATTATGGTGACTGTACTCTTCTGAAGGTTatggaaaaatgacaatgtttttAGTTATCTTGGGAGATCCCCGTGTTGGTTTTCATTTTCGTAATATCTAAATTTCATAAAATTCTCTCGATTGAAAAATAAACTCTAGATATTTAATAGTAATGTTTATAGTATAAATGTTAATCCTCAgagtataaattattttattctgaagtataaatgttatattatcattattgtataCCATTATGTATTCTAAGAGTctgttttattcttatttttttcaattatagCTTGTGTATATCCTGGCGTACAATCAAATGGTAACGCTCTACCATTCCAAGGGTCGTTCCAAATCGGAgaaataattacatatatatGTTATGCAAATTACGAACTTGTAGGTCAAGTGAATTTAACATGTCTGGGTTCAGACACCTGGGATGCAGACTTCCCGAAATGTGTCAAGATATGTCCAGAAATTACATTTCCAAACACGCAGATTATAGACAGTAACGTTACGTTAGATTACGCCAATGTTATCGGAGATGTCCTTGTGTGGGGATGTGAAGATGGTTACTTGTTAGATCCAGGGCAAGATGACACACAGACGGTTACCAGATGCAAATCATTAGGATGGGTTACAGAGACTGACGTCATCACGTGTtctagtaagtaggcctactgtattccCACACTTAAACTATGATCAATGTATATTTTCCAAACCATTAATAATTAAGCCTACTCTTCCGTGGTTCAACTCTAaaacaactaggcctaggcctagtacactGCAGTCTTTAAGTCGTAAAATATACATAGAGAAGAACATTCAGTAGGTTCTGATACTGGTATGTATCATTATTATGATATAGCCTACATGGGCGTATATTACTCTTATTACTCATACGCTcagctgttttttttttattataataaatggtaATTGCAGCCTATTATGCTGCTGTACTCAATATTATTAcactgtagtagtagtagtgtacTACTTGGTAGACAAATTTGAAGCAATGTATTGAACGttgtacaaaaaaaacaatgtaataaGCATGATAATCGATAAAACATCTGAAAGTAGAATGAACTTTTCATTTTAGTCTTTTCTACGTTTACGGATCTCTTGTTTTCTTGCGGGTattcttttcattttattctTAAGCCTATCTTTAAGTAGGCATATTAACTCAAATTCTGATAGGCTTATTGTTTATTCGAAATAATATTTGTCCAAGATCTTCTGAGAATTTTAAATGTGTATTACACAGTAGAATTGCTATTGGCTACGAGTTCTGTAGCAGAAAGTATTCAAATGggttattataaaaataaggaTTTCAAGGTTTTTACTGTTGTTAAAGATAAGCCCCTTCCATTTCTATCAATATGTATGCATTCCACCAA
This genomic stretch from Antedon mediterranea chromosome 11, ecAntMedi1.1, whole genome shotgun sequence harbors:
- the LOC140062249 gene encoding uncharacterized protein codes for the protein MADVYQFSLALLLLCVLPSVQSQGNYKLLGCFWDDQIRALPDLTSCAPPCFTVCSAGTPYCQTGSMTVDFCTDLCRSKQHQYAGLQAGNQCFCGTSGASFSQYGEHTCSISCVGNSSQICGDVYRNSVYDTLYQAPTCPQPGTVVNGRILTVEKLEYFEGDSISYICDDTAFLLGEPNRTCLSSGQWNVPPPECRAVCNEPIVGMDSNRGAPAPIEKYVSSVNIAGERYALSCLVGYTSLSDVLLATCQADGTWGYNSSDTICEVVVCPTPTPQEGVQISVNSYSYLSILTYTCLEGFTSSSGSVSRQCQADGSWSGMALSCTVVSCPPPQITADMTITPGPYYFGDTVMYFCRDNGLLMGEQIRTCTAGSSWSGQPPYCVRPTTRVMNYATTAPQFTAIAATGRPTDSRNTPRYVTTPRPTTMPPYPTMKLPTTRKHVTTEQETRPQTFHPRKTSIAETITNLWNTGDSSITNLVTNIKSASDQDVTSQDNIPTTSEGFNEKAKSDKSPADFMILIVIGAGVFSVILLSIIFTVACVNSPKRGKVQVSKQINFISSKETGSMMGILWPEDITHDSPRSRADSGLPPSARNSPNSTDDSPDANGNGGMVNLAFEHDETDRRNEADQRDEDPYHHRIDFAVVNEKNNISSVLINSGIMSPAPQTQDDRTSISHSRMNSFQNSEDVDSLYAKVDMSKKTKMRMQNVHKDDALSVDNPIYEKSPPKFLLPVNDNQTINGGGVVRKTSRRTPSDVSVSSRTYWAQYEEQVTRL